Proteins encoded together in one Rhinopithecus roxellana isolate Shanxi Qingling chromosome 3, ASM756505v1, whole genome shotgun sequence window:
- the RELL2 gene encoding RELT-like protein 2 isoform X4 produces the protein MNEDTVERIVRCIIQNEANAEALKEMLGDSEGEGTVQLSSVDATSSLQDGAPSHHHTVHLGSAAPCIHCSRSKRPPLVRQGRSKEGKSRPRTGETTVFSVGRFRVTHIEKRYGLHEHRDGSPTDRSWGSGGGQDPGSGQGSGGGQPKAGMPAMERLPPERPQPQVLASPPVQNGGLRDSSLAPCALEGNPRASAEPTLRDRGRGPSPGLPIQEANGQQSKPDTSDHQVGKHSQDCTGLGSYCSLLWGALI, from the exons ATGAATGAGGACACAGTAGAGAGGATTGTTCGCTGCATCATCCAAAATGAAG cCAATGCTGAGGCCTTGAAGGAGATGCTGGGGGACAGTGAAGGAGAAGGGACAGTGCAGCTGTCCAG TGTGGATGCCACCTCCAGCCTGCAGGACGGAGCCCCCTCCCATCATCACACAGTGCACCTGGGCTCTGCAGCCCCTTGCATCCATTGCAGCCGCAGCAAGAGGCCTCCACTTGTCCGTCAGGGACGCTCCAAGGAAGGAAAAAGCCGCCCCCGGACAGGGGAGACCACTGTGTTCTCTGTGGGCAG gttccGGGTGACACACATTGAGAAGCGCTATGGACTGCATGAACACCGTGATGGCTCCCCCACGGACAGGAGCTGGGGCTCTGGTGGGGGACAGGACCCAGGGAGTGGTCAGGGGTCTGGGGGAGGGCAGCCCAAGGCAGGGATGCCTGCCATGGAGAGGCTGCCCCCTGAGAGACCACAGCCCCAGGTCCTAGCCAGCCCCCCAGTACAGAATGGAGGACTCAGGGACAGCAGCCTAGCCCCTTGTGCACTTGAAGGGAACCCCAGAGCTTCTGCAGAGCCAACactgagggacagagggagaggcCCAAGCCCAGGGCTGCCCATTCAAGAGGCAAATGGGCAGCAAAGCAAACCGGACACTTCCGATCACCAGGTAGGAAAACACAGCCAGGACTGTACTGGGCTGGGCTCTTATTGCTCTCTACTCTGGGGGGCACTGATATGA
- the HDAC3 gene encoding histone deacetylase 3 isoform X1 gives MAKTVAYFYDPDVGNFHYGAGHPMKPHRLALTHSLVLHYGLYKKMIVFKPYQASQHDMCRFHSEDYIDFLQRVSPTNMQGFTKSLNAFNVGDDCPVFPGLFEFCSRYTGASLQGATQLNNKICDIAINWAGGLHHAKKFEASGFCYVNDIVIGILELLKYHPRVLYIDIDIHHGDGVQEAFYLTDRVMTVSFHKYGNYFFPGTGDMYEVGAESGRYYCLNVPLRDGIDDQSYKHLFQPVINQVVDFYQPTCIVLQCGADSLGCDRLGCFNLSIRGHGECVEYVKSFNIPLLVLGGGGYTVRNVARCWTYETSLLVEEAISEELPYSEYFEYFAPDFTLHPDVSTRIENQNSRQYLDQIRQTIFENLKMLNHAPSVQIHDVPADLLTYDRTDEADAEERGPEENYSRPEAPNEFYDGDHDNDKESDVEI, from the exons ATGGCCAAGACCGTGGCCTATTTCTACGACCCCGACGTGGGCAACTTCCACTATG gagcTGGACACCCTATGAAGCCCCATCGCTTGGCATTGACCCATAGCCTGGTCCTGCATTACGGTCTCTATAAGAAGATGATC GTCTTCAAGCCATACCAGGCCTCCCAGCATGACATGTGCCGCTTCCACTCCGAGGACTACATTGACTTCCTGCAGAGAGTCAGCCCCACCAATATGCAAGGCTTCACCAAGAGTCTTAATGCCTTCAACGTAGGCGATGACTG CCCAGTGTTTCCCGGGCTCTTTGAGTTCTGCTCGCGTTACACAGGCGCATCTCTGCAAGGAGCAACCCAGCTGAACAACAAG ATCTGTGATATTGCCATTAACTGGGCTGGTGGTCTGCACCATGCCAAGAAGTTTGAG GCCTCTGGCTTCTGCTATGTCAACGACATTGTGATTGGCATCCTGGAGCTGCTCAA GTACCACCCTCGGGTGCTTTACATTGATATTGACATCCACCATGGTGACGGGGTTCAGGAAGCTTTCTACCTCACTGACCGGGTCATGACGGTGTCCTTCCACAAATACGGAAATTACTTCTTCCCTGGCACAG GTGACATGTATGAAGTCGGGGCAGAGAGTGGCCGCTACTACTGTCTGAATGTGCCCCTGCGGGATGGCATTGATGACCAGA GTTACAAGCACCTTTTCCAGCCGGTTATCAACCAGGTAGTGGACTTCTACCAACCCACATGCATTGTGCTCCAG TGTGGAGCTGACTCTCTGGGCTGTGATCGATTGGGCTGCTTTAACCTCAGCATCCGAGGGCATGG GGAATGCGTCGAATATGTCAAGAGCTTCAATATCCCTCTACTGGTGCTGGGTGGTGGTGGTTATACTGTCCGAAATGTTGCCCGTTGCTG GACATATGAGACATCGCTGCTGGTAGAAGAGGCCATTAGTGAGGAGCTTCCCTATAGTG AATACTTCGAGTACTTTGCCCCAGACTTCACACTTCATCCAGATGTCAGCACCCGCATCGAGAATCAGAACTCACGCCAG TATCTGGACCAGATCCGCCAGACAATCTTTGAAAATCTGAAGATGCTGAACCATGCACCTAGTGTCCAGATTCATGACGTGCCTGCAGACCTCCTGACCTATGACAGGACTGATGAGGCTGATGCAGAGGAGAGGGGTCCTGAGGAGAACTATAGCAG GCCAGAGGCACCCAATGAGTTCTATGATGGAGACCATGACAATGACAAGGAAAGTGATGTGGAGATTTAA
- the HDAC3 gene encoding histone deacetylase 3 isoform X2: MTECCINGVIHPVFPGLFEFCSRYTGASLQGATQLNNKICDIAINWAGGLHHAKKFEASGFCYVNDIVIGILELLKYHPRVLYIDIDIHHGDGVQEAFYLTDRVMTVSFHKYGNYFFPGTGDMYEVGAESGRYYCLNVPLRDGIDDQSYKHLFQPVINQVVDFYQPTCIVLQCGADSLGCDRLGCFNLSIRGHGECVEYVKSFNIPLLVLGGGGYTVRNVARCWTYETSLLVEEAISEELPYSEYFEYFAPDFTLHPDVSTRIENQNSRQYLDQIRQTIFENLKMLNHAPSVQIHDVPADLLTYDRTDEADAEERGPEENYSRPEAPNEFYDGDHDNDKESDVEI; this comes from the exons ATGACTG aatgttgcataaatggagtcataca CCCAGTGTTTCCCGGGCTCTTTGAGTTCTGCTCGCGTTACACAGGCGCATCTCTGCAAGGAGCAACCCAGCTGAACAACAAG ATCTGTGATATTGCCATTAACTGGGCTGGTGGTCTGCACCATGCCAAGAAGTTTGAG GCCTCTGGCTTCTGCTATGTCAACGACATTGTGATTGGCATCCTGGAGCTGCTCAA GTACCACCCTCGGGTGCTTTACATTGATATTGACATCCACCATGGTGACGGGGTTCAGGAAGCTTTCTACCTCACTGACCGGGTCATGACGGTGTCCTTCCACAAATACGGAAATTACTTCTTCCCTGGCACAG GTGACATGTATGAAGTCGGGGCAGAGAGTGGCCGCTACTACTGTCTGAATGTGCCCCTGCGGGATGGCATTGATGACCAGA GTTACAAGCACCTTTTCCAGCCGGTTATCAACCAGGTAGTGGACTTCTACCAACCCACATGCATTGTGCTCCAG TGTGGAGCTGACTCTCTGGGCTGTGATCGATTGGGCTGCTTTAACCTCAGCATCCGAGGGCATGG GGAATGCGTCGAATATGTCAAGAGCTTCAATATCCCTCTACTGGTGCTGGGTGGTGGTGGTTATACTGTCCGAAATGTTGCCCGTTGCTG GACATATGAGACATCGCTGCTGGTAGAAGAGGCCATTAGTGAGGAGCTTCCCTATAGTG AATACTTCGAGTACTTTGCCCCAGACTTCACACTTCATCCAGATGTCAGCACCCGCATCGAGAATCAGAACTCACGCCAG TATCTGGACCAGATCCGCCAGACAATCTTTGAAAATCTGAAGATGCTGAACCATGCACCTAGTGTCCAGATTCATGACGTGCCTGCAGACCTCCTGACCTATGACAGGACTGATGAGGCTGATGCAGAGGAGAGGGGTCCTGAGGAGAACTATAGCAG GCCAGAGGCACCCAATGAGTTCTATGATGGAGACCATGACAATGACAAGGAAAGTGATGTGGAGATTTAA
- the RELL2 gene encoding RELT-like protein 2 isoform X2 has product MSEPQPDLEPPQHGLYMLFLLVLVFFLMGLVGFMICHVLKKKGYRCRTSRGSEPDDAQLQPPEDDDMNEDTVERIVRCIIQNEVWMPPPACRTEPPPIITQCTWALQPLASIAAAARGLHLSVRDAPRKEKAAPGQGRPLCSLWAGGAGAPWKVRLRFRVTHIEKRYGLHEHRDGSPTDRSWGSGGGQDPGSGQGSGGGQPKAGMPAMERLPPERPQPQVLASPPVQNGGLRDSSLAPCALEGNPRASAEPTLRDRGRGPSPGLPIQEANGQQSKPDTSDHQVGKHSQDCTGLGSYCSLLWGALI; this is encoded by the exons ATGTCGGAACCACAGCCTGACCTGGAACCGCCCCAACATGGGCTGTATATGCTCTTCCTGCTTGTGCTGGTCTTCTTCCTCATGGGCCTGGTAGGTTTCATGATCTGCCACGTGCTCAAGAAGAAGGGCTACCGCTGCCGCACGTCGAGGGGCTCCGAGCCTGACGATGCCCAGCTTCAGCCCC CTGAGGACGATGACATGAATGAGGACACAGTAGAGAGGATTGTTCGCTGCATCATCCAAAATGAAG TGTGGATGCCACCTCCAGCCTGCAGGACGGAGCCCCCTCCCATCATCACACAGTGCACCTGGGCTCTGCAGCCCCTTGCATCCATTGCAGCCGCAGCAAGAGGCCTCCACTTGTCCGTCAGGGACGCTCCAAGGAAGGAAAAAGCCGCCCCCGGACAGGGGAGACCACTGTGTTCTCTGTGGGCAGGTGGGGCAGGTGCTCCATGGAAAGTGAGGTTGAG gttccGGGTGACACACATTGAGAAGCGCTATGGACTGCATGAACACCGTGATGGCTCCCCCACGGACAGGAGCTGGGGCTCTGGTGGGGGACAGGACCCAGGGAGTGGTCAGGGGTCTGGGGGAGGGCAGCCCAAGGCAGGGATGCCTGCCATGGAGAGGCTGCCCCCTGAGAGACCACAGCCCCAGGTCCTAGCCAGCCCCCCAGTACAGAATGGAGGACTCAGGGACAGCAGCCTAGCCCCTTGTGCACTTGAAGGGAACCCCAGAGCTTCTGCAGAGCCAACactgagggacagagggagaggcCCAAGCCCAGGGCTGCCCATTCAAGAGGCAAATGGGCAGCAAAGCAAACCGGACACTTCCGATCACCAGGTAGGAAAACACAGCCAGGACTGTACTGGGCTGGGCTCTTATTGCTCTCTACTCTGGGGGGCACTGATATGA
- the RELL2 gene encoding RELT-like protein 2 isoform X1, which produces MSEPQPDLEPPQHGLYMLFLLVLVFFLMGLVGFMICHVLKKKGYRCRTSRGSEPDDAQLQPPEDDDMNEDTVERIVRCIIQNEANAEALKEMLGDSEGEGTVQLSSVDATSSLQDGAPSHHHTVHLGSAAPCIHCSRSKRPPLVRQGRSKEGKSRPRTGETTVFSVGRFRVTHIEKRYGLHEHRDGSPTDRSWGSGGGQDPGSGQGSGGGQPKAGMPAMERLPPERPQPQVLASPPVQNGGLRDSSLAPCALEGNPRASAEPTLRDRGRGPSPGLPIQEANGQQSKPDTSDHQVGKHSQDCTGLGSYCSLLWGALI; this is translated from the exons ATGTCGGAACCACAGCCTGACCTGGAACCGCCCCAACATGGGCTGTATATGCTCTTCCTGCTTGTGCTGGTCTTCTTCCTCATGGGCCTGGTAGGTTTCATGATCTGCCACGTGCTCAAGAAGAAGGGCTACCGCTGCCGCACGTCGAGGGGCTCCGAGCCTGACGATGCCCAGCTTCAGCCCC CTGAGGACGATGACATGAATGAGGACACAGTAGAGAGGATTGTTCGCTGCATCATCCAAAATGAAG cCAATGCTGAGGCCTTGAAGGAGATGCTGGGGGACAGTGAAGGAGAAGGGACAGTGCAGCTGTCCAG TGTGGATGCCACCTCCAGCCTGCAGGACGGAGCCCCCTCCCATCATCACACAGTGCACCTGGGCTCTGCAGCCCCTTGCATCCATTGCAGCCGCAGCAAGAGGCCTCCACTTGTCCGTCAGGGACGCTCCAAGGAAGGAAAAAGCCGCCCCCGGACAGGGGAGACCACTGTGTTCTCTGTGGGCAG gttccGGGTGACACACATTGAGAAGCGCTATGGACTGCATGAACACCGTGATGGCTCCCCCACGGACAGGAGCTGGGGCTCTGGTGGGGGACAGGACCCAGGGAGTGGTCAGGGGTCTGGGGGAGGGCAGCCCAAGGCAGGGATGCCTGCCATGGAGAGGCTGCCCCCTGAGAGACCACAGCCCCAGGTCCTAGCCAGCCCCCCAGTACAGAATGGAGGACTCAGGGACAGCAGCCTAGCCCCTTGTGCACTTGAAGGGAACCCCAGAGCTTCTGCAGAGCCAACactgagggacagagggagaggcCCAAGCCCAGGGCTGCCCATTCAAGAGGCAAATGGGCAGCAAAGCAAACCGGACACTTCCGATCACCAGGTAGGAAAACACAGCCAGGACTGTACTGGGCTGGGCTCTTATTGCTCTCTACTCTGGGGGGCACTGATATGA
- the RELL2 gene encoding RELT-like protein 2 isoform X3, translated as MSEPQPDLEPPQHGLYMLFLLVLVFFLMGLVGFMICHVLKKKGYRCRTSRGSEPDDAQLQPPEDDDMNEDTVERIVRCIIQNEANAEALKEMLGDSEGEGTVQLSSVDATSSLQDGAPSHHHTVHLGSAAPCIHCSRSKRPPLVRQGRSKEGKSRPRTGETTVFSVGRFRVTHIEKRYGLHEHRDGSPTDRSWGSGGGQDPGSGQGSGGGQPKAGMPAMERLPPERPQPQVLASPPVQNGGLRDSSLAPCALEGNPRASAEPTLRDRGRGPSPGLPIQEANGQQSKPDTSDHQVTLPRGAGGM; from the exons ATGTCGGAACCACAGCCTGACCTGGAACCGCCCCAACATGGGCTGTATATGCTCTTCCTGCTTGTGCTGGTCTTCTTCCTCATGGGCCTGGTAGGTTTCATGATCTGCCACGTGCTCAAGAAGAAGGGCTACCGCTGCCGCACGTCGAGGGGCTCCGAGCCTGACGATGCCCAGCTTCAGCCCC CTGAGGACGATGACATGAATGAGGACACAGTAGAGAGGATTGTTCGCTGCATCATCCAAAATGAAG cCAATGCTGAGGCCTTGAAGGAGATGCTGGGGGACAGTGAAGGAGAAGGGACAGTGCAGCTGTCCAG TGTGGATGCCACCTCCAGCCTGCAGGACGGAGCCCCCTCCCATCATCACACAGTGCACCTGGGCTCTGCAGCCCCTTGCATCCATTGCAGCCGCAGCAAGAGGCCTCCACTTGTCCGTCAGGGACGCTCCAAGGAAGGAAAAAGCCGCCCCCGGACAGGGGAGACCACTGTGTTCTCTGTGGGCAG gttccGGGTGACACACATTGAGAAGCGCTATGGACTGCATGAACACCGTGATGGCTCCCCCACGGACAGGAGCTGGGGCTCTGGTGGGGGACAGGACCCAGGGAGTGGTCAGGGGTCTGGGGGAGGGCAGCCCAAGGCAGGGATGCCTGCCATGGAGAGGCTGCCCCCTGAGAGACCACAGCCCCAGGTCCTAGCCAGCCCCCCAGTACAGAATGGAGGACTCAGGGACAGCAGCCTAGCCCCTTGTGCACTTGAAGGGAACCCCAGAGCTTCTGCAGAGCCAACactgagggacagagggagaggcCCAAGCCCAGGGCTGCCCATTCAAGAGGCAAATGGGCAGCAAAGCAAACCGGACACTTCCGATCACCAG GTGACTCTACCACGGGGAGCAGGGGGTATGTGA